The window AATGTTACTTCTGTATTGTTTTCATATTAGTCCAATCTCATGCCTTGAAATCAAATGCTGCCTTTGTGTCTTTTGCTCAGTGTTATTTAGTTTCCAGAGCCTtgacaggaagtggatgaaCTATCGACCTTTTGTACACTGATTTAAATGGTCATAAGAAACATTTGTCAATTAACTTTTGCCataatgaaaatgtattaaatgttcaatttaatTTAACAATTGTGCAGGTTTGTTACATACtccatatattatacagtattgGTCTCTGCCATATAATGGAACTAAATGACACTCTTCTGTTGTTTAAAACCCTCAGTTTCATGTAGGAACAATTTTCTTTCTAACAGAAAACTTCTAGAAACTTATAGAAAACTTCCCAACAAACTTCCCAACAAGATTATGAATGcattatgaatgaatgaatttatTTCAGACAATTTTACCTTGAGTAAGCAAGTCATGATTTCTGGAAAGACACATTGATGTTggtttttccaaatgttttggGCACTTCACTGTTTTGGGCACTTTGAGCACCATAAACCGAGTGCCATCTAGCTGTTCTGAGAAGTCATTGCGCCCCACAGAGAGAAGTAAGTTTTAGGCCACTGATTAAAGTAAGTTTGTTGTGCAAAAATGTTGACCCTGCCAAACAGCTTCCCATTTGTTGTGAGGCTATGATGCCACTTAGGTAGACAATGTTCACTCTACGCATAGCCTAATCTTCAAAATGCTACCTTGCAATTGTAGACTACGGCATTTAGCCTTGTTCAGACTCCGGTTAATTGCAGAAAATGTCCTCCGCATTTCACGCCCGCTCAGCTGACTGTCGAACCAATTTACTCCGTCATTAGATTTTCACATGGGTCTTTTAAAGGTTTCTGTGTTGGTTTTGGTTGTTGTAGCCTACATTAGAGTTGCGTGCACTGTCTTGTGGCTTAAACTGCCTACCCAGTCATGTATTTGCCAGTGAGCTATATCCGCTTTTCTCCGATTTTTGACCCTGGCCTGATTGTTGACTACGTGGGATGACCTGTATCGCCCTGTCTGCTTCTAATTACGAACCCTTGTCTGAGTATTGATTACCCTACACTCAGATTGCCTCACAGTCTGCCAGATTATATGACCCTCGCCCTTGCATGGGCTGCTTAACTTCCCAGCTCAATCGAATCATTTTGATTTTACCTTATAGCCTACTGTGCACATTAGGCTACACCATAAACCAAGTATAGTGTAACCTAATATGTAAGCCAATTAATGTAACGAGTGGATTTAACTCCTGCCTCATGCCTCTTCAAAATAAGATTCATTGGCTTTGTATACAGTTTTTTGTTTGTCTTATCGATATGGAAGTCAGAGCAGAGAAGAGCCTATTTAGTTTTATTTCCAGTCTGCTAGATGTACCGTCTGCCACTTAACACCCCAAAAACCAATATTTTGCTTTGTACAGCTAGGCTAAGGACTTTGGTGATGAAATCAGTATCATAatcaataacacacacaaaaacagtccACCAATTAAGTTTTATTAAgagataggcctacattataaCAGCAGCAGTATTCATTTTATATCTAAATTACTTGGTTTTACACATTTGCAGCTAGTCGGTATATAGCATCGGCTAAATGGGTTTGGTATGGTTGCATTTTCTATTCCAAATAGCCTACGCCCTGCGCCTACATCATGCTGAGGCCTATGCTGCAACTGTAAATTAAATAGCCTGAGTTGAGGGACTTTCACTATCATGCTTTCTAGtctgtaaacaaacaaaacattagttaaacattttaaaacttgACCCATGACATGATAAAACTGCAGCAGTCCAGGATGAAGACAGTGATCAGAGTCAGAGCAGGTCGTGCTACAAGCAAATTCAATTAAATCGTTTAACAGGAAAGTGATACAAAGAATTTGACCAGACCAGAGAACCACGTTTATTAGGCTCGTAGCCTAAACTGACCAAGAAAAACGAGTTTGACTGTTTAGGAGTAGGTTACGTCCGCCCACATTCCTCCATTAGGCTATTCCTTGAAGATCCCAGATTTTCTTGTTAAAATCACAGAAATTCTTGTCTTCACTTGTTTCGCTATGAAGCAGGGCCAAAGGTCTGAGCAAGCAAAATTCAAAGACGGAATATTGGCTTAAGgccaaatacatattttttttaacgcTTTGGAAATTCTAGATTTGAAGATACAAATCCAGATTGAAAATTGGGTTTGAGTCTTTGAATAGCCTATAGTTGCCTATTTAGGCTACTTGAATATCGAGTGATCATGGACTAGGCCTATCTTACATGTTTTACAAAGCCATTTTACCTTTTTACCATGCACGAATATAAAAAGTGGGAACGAAAGTATTAAATATGTGAAAAGTAGATGGAGAGCAAAGGACAAATTATATGTCCCGAGTACCGACGTTATAACGAATAGTCTCGGCctaacaaagaaaaaaacatctttACGATTTTGACCATTTTACTTTCCatgttttttggtttgttttactACTCCAAGATTCACAACTTCCGTTCATTTAATTTGAAATGTTGCAATATGGCTAATAGAAAATTGAGGGTTATGCCACTATAAGTAAACAAAGATCTTCGTGAAATGAGAGCCATCGATGTTAGCCAATCATGTTGAGCAATCGCGACTGATAGGATGTTTAGCCAATAGTGGAATTCCAAGAAAACTCACCCCGCTTCGTCTTTCCACTGTTCATTAGTTCACATACAGGCAACAGACTTGAATCCAGACCTGGGATACCGGAGCGTATTTTATGGTTAGACCTGGCAAAGTTCCCTTGTAGGCACCAGCCATTTGTAAACAATTAGCCTAGtttattattatgaaatgtcTTTCCGAAAAATACGCCAGTTAAACGGTGCGCTTGTGCTGAAAAGTGTAGTAAAAACACGTTTCAACCCCTTTAGAAGTTTTGCGGTTTCTTGTTTAAATGTGACATCAAACGGTTCAACTTTTAAATGTGGTGAAAACGGGACAATGGTAGGGTCGACACCCGTATCATCCGCATATCAGACTCACAGATCTGCTGAGGTTTCAAAGCCTGTTTCAGGACGGACTTACTGCTCCTCAGCAGCACCCAAGACTGACTCCAAAACTCACATGTGGTCAAGATACACTGAGATGAAAAGGCTTGTGCAGGGTAAGAAAAGACGTTTAAGACAGCGATTACATTACGCAACGTTTATGTTTTCTATCAGTCGTATGATGTTAACGCCTTTTGGATAAGACACCCAGGGCACTCTGCAGGGTTTGACTATTTTTTGTACACCAGCTGTTAGCAAACTGGTGGTCACGGGTCACCTGTAGATGGGGTCGCAGGAGAAGTATCTCGACATTCAAAAACGTATAATAGAAAAACAGCTGGTCGATCTAGATATGACAGAATGCTGCAGAAAATATTCAAGGCTACTGTATATTTCCTGAATTGCCCCCATTTCTTTCTAAAAATACAATGTAAAGCCAACGAGGGatgtaaacaaagaaaaccaTCATCGCTTTTCAACCAGTGGCCAAGGTCATGATAGCCTACAAGCGACCATCTCAGAGAGAGTTGTCCACTCATGCAAGCGCCTCCCTCATTAGTGCGGTGGTTAATGAGATACATTGTGGTAGGCTATTTTGATTGTCGAAAACccacaaaaaaatattacatCTTGAGATTATCACTCTTTTGCAATTGATTAATAGGCATAGGATCTCAAAGTCGTCTTTAGAAAGCAGAATGGAGTTGGCCAAAACAGTTAGGAAAAATCCTGGTCTACAAAACAGAAGCAGAATTCCTGCAAACCAATGTTGAATTCGGGACAAAGACTGTGCCATATTTTTCGTTCGATAGATATAATTCCCCCAGGTGTATGCAGCATTCTGAACCCCTCAACCATCTATGCCAACAATGAGGTGGACCTGGATCTAGTAGACATCTATGGCTTTGATTATGACTACACCCTCGCTCTCTATTCCAACTGCCTTGATGCCATGATCTTCAATACAGCTAAAGACTTTCTTGTCAAACAGTACAAGGTCtgtaacattttcaaaatagCCTTATTGTTTCTAATGGATAAGGATATATCTAATAGTTTTAATATTTTCTAACAGTATCCTGAAGGCATCAGAAAGTATGACTATATTCCCAACTTTGCGGCACGTGGTCTGCATTATGACATTCAGAAGGTAAGTGATTTATATATCTTTTGACAGGTTTAAAGAGAATGCCTCTAAATGCTGAAAAATATAGCGTCATTCTATAGGTCTCTAAAAGTCTATCAATGGCCAGCAATTTTGCTAATTTTAGGCATATTATTCTCTAAGAAAGGCATCAGCAAAATAAACAATCATCATGGTATACACAGTACCTAACGTATCAAGCTTAATACCTATAGTATACAGTGTATACCTATAGTATACACTGTATACTATAGGTTACAGTATGTattaggggtgtaacaatatatcgtgGAACAATTTATCGCAATACAAAGATTTTAAAATatgtatcgtagagttatgacaatatttttacaatatgacgtCCGTTTAATCCTATTGCTTGAGCTTCCAGCACGCAACCTGCTCTGCACCTGCGTCATGCATGCATTCACTGTATTCACAGAAATTGCTTGAACTGAGTAaactaaattgtatgtacaacaaagacaattattgaaaatgtttaatgttttggaaataagTCTGTTGAATTTcagtttaatttaaaatgttgttcaaaatatcGGGAAGCGTATTGTATCGTacacccagtatcgtgatacgtattgtataCGCAGTGAGCTGAGTTACACACCTAGTATGTATGTTACAAACATACATGGATGTTTGATGTAATGTTTTTtgcaaactattttttttacttttgaggTAGGGTATATAATCAGAGAAAATAAGAATATTGTGTATCCCCTTATGTTGACATCTGTGAGTGTTTTCCATACAGGGCTTCTTGATGAAAATTGATGCCTTTCATTATATCGAGCTTGGGACTGTGTACAGGTGAGAGGCTTGGCTATATTTTCTTGTTGCAGGCCATTCAGCTAACCCCTGGACTGTAATACCAACAATGAAGGGGAAAAGCTTTTCATGAACTGTTTACCTTAATAATTAATGAATGCTTAATATAAAAACTAATGTTTATGTGATATTTTTAATGTTAATACCACCTGTCTTACTTTTTTTTCTTGTGGTTAGCTTGTTGCTTTGATCAAAAGCCTTCAGAGATTGTTTTTTTCTCCAGAGGTTTAAAACCTGTTCCTGATGAGGAAGTATTAAAACTCTATGGAGGAACTCACCATCTACCTCTTCACGAAGTCAGTGACTTTTATGGCAAGGTCAGTACTTTTGAAGTCTATTCTGAAACCAGGTTAAATAATTTTAGAACTAGCAAACTAGCCACAAATGATAACTGGCAAGACAATGTACAGATATATCAGTAATTAAGACTGTGACTGACTTAAATTAGTTTAAACCCACTTCGCATTGGCCATTTGTCCGCTCTGTAAATGCAAAGAAGTAGTGGGTCAAAGTGACCCTAGATTGAGATTTGTTATTTTGATTGATACACTTGAGGAACATAGAATACATGTAATTAACTTTCATAGGAACAAATATGCCTGCTGGTACTAACATTTCAATGTCAATTCCTTACAACCTTTTCAACTTGCAGGGTCCTAAGATTAAACAGTTCATGGATGTTTTCTCTATCCCTGAGATGACTCTACTTGCGGTTGCCAATGACTACTTTATCTCCAATGACATTGAATATGACCCAGTCCATCTATATAAAGATGTTTCGGTGAGCAGCAGTGCAGTACATTTGTACACAATTCCGTTGGATCCAAACAAAGTAGTTCATTTGGGGAAAATGTGAAATACTTCTATAAGATGCTAGAGTTTAAGTTCTGAACTAGTCATAGAATTGCAATAATGGCAATACCGTAACGTGAGGCTTTAATCTTCCCTGGCTACTCCAAAGTTTTGTGGAGGTCTGCTCCACAAAAAAAGTTCCATTTTTGTCGAGCTGTTGATTTTTTGTCGTACTGTCTCTTTAAAATAATTGGATTCTAATGCTGTAGAGGGCCCACTAGAAACAtttagggagaaagagagacaaattgTACGTCAGTAATTGCTTTCAGTCCCATCCAAATCCTCCTTTTTCAAGTAACAGagaacaagtttgtttttttgtccCCAAGAGTCAAATTCTGTTTTCCAGTACTTGTCACTCACTTTGTTGGAACCTTAAGGGACTCTTTTGTGATTTTGGGCATGTACATTGCTCATTTATGTTCATACAACTGTATAAACAGTCAGAGGGACTATTGCATGTGGCTGGCCTGGAACACGCTAGTTTAACTGCTGATCTGTATGACCGGATCTTAGAAAAGCAATTATGTCAGTAATTATTGAAGTAGCAGAAATATGTTAGTGGCCTGCAATCATGTGATAACATCCCCAAACTAGGGactaataatagtaataaataCCTGATTGATCCACAAGTGGAAACTGGAAAATgtcagagattttttttttttttttcaatatttGGTATTGTACGGATTTCTTGTTGATAAAAAGTCTCAATCAAATCTAAATGTATCTGACTACAGGATGCCATTGGGATGGTGCACATCCAAGGTTACATGTACAAGTGGGTAATACAGGACCCGGGTAAGCTTATTCTTATTTGTTGTAGACTCCTTACAGAAAGGCTTTAGAAACATTTATCTATTGCTTAAATGCTACAGACAATAATCATGCTCCAAGCATGGAACAAAATGTTCCTTCAGATGTGGGAAGTTTACAAGTCAGAGacattcctctcctcatctccctacCCCAGAGAAATACATcctcagaggacaggagacACAGGCAGTTTTACAACGCTTGGCCAACAGTGGCAAAAAGCTCTTCCTCATAACCAACAGCCCCTTTAACTTTGTGTGAGTAAAACTAGCTATCAGTCAAATTACTGGACCAGGTTTGAAAAGTACCATACATTTGAAGTAGCAAGCAGGTAACACTCAAAATATCTGATCAATCATTGTATTTTACTAATTGATTTAGTGACAAAGGGATGAAGTACATGATTGGGAACAACTGGAGGGACTTCTTTGATATTGTAATTGTTCAAGCTGACAAACCACATTTCTTCAATGACTGTGTCAAGTAAGTGTGACACTCATGCAGTCTATCATGATTACAGATCTACACACAGTCCTTTTAACCCAGGGGAattatgtattattatatttGTTTGAATACTGTCTTGTTTATGATATTTCACACTTGTTACAGTTACACACTGGGATTAAGCATTTTGCAGAGTACATTTTTGTTGCTACATTTGCATTACCTGTTCCATAtttttcatgtaaaaaaaaagacacaGTTTGTTCCAATTAACATCTGTACTTGCTACTTCCAGACCTTTTAGACTGTTAGATACCCATGGGAACCTAAAGTGGGACAAGATCAAAAGCTTGGATAAGGGGAAGATCTACAAACAGGTAAAGAACATAAATGCAATATAATGTTGAACAtcttttaaaaatatatttaatttacAAGGGCCAAATATGTTATTTGTAAGCCAGTATATCTACTATCTTTGTAATGCTAATGAGGTTGTGTTTTTGTGGTAGGGAAACTTATTTGAGTTTCTAAGGCTCACGGGATGGACAGGATCAAAAGTGCTCTACTTCGGAGACCATCTGTATAGTGACTTAGCAGTGAGTGATACAGCTTTCAGTTTTATTATTGAGGATACGGATGTGTCTGTATGGTAAAGTGATGCTCAATTCCTGTGTGTTCTGTAGGACCTGATGCTACGTCATGGTTGGAGGACAGGGGCTATTGTGCCAGAGCTTGAGGTGGAGACAAAGGTGGCTAACACACACCAGTTTGCCCAGACCCTCACTTGGCTTCAGGCACTTACTGGTCTACTGGAGCGCATGCAGGTACACCTACACAGTAAACTGGCAATGATACTGCAGTCATCCAGAAAGCTGACACGGAACAATCATAATTATCCAGGTTCTTTATTTTGCACATTGAGTAAATTGAAGTCCAGGCTCCAAGTGCACCTTAACTGGCTGTGTTGCATTCCTGTATTGGGCAAAATATTGGCTACTAAGTGGCATGATTTACATTTGGTTTGATATTGATGGAATTAATGTCACCTTCATTGGCCTTCTTTGTTAGATACATCGAGATCCAGAGGCAAAAGAAGTTCGGAAAGATTGgttgaaggagagggaggagcttcTGTGAGTTTGTCATCCTCAAACAAGTCAACATCTCTTATTTTACACATTACAGTTTGAACATGTTTTGTAACACATTCTGTTTGTTGGACATCCTTATAGAGCTGTGACAAAGAACTTGTTCAACCCCCAGTTTGGCAGCATCTTTCGTACCTGTCACAACCCCACCTATTTTTCCCGCCGACTCTGCCGCTACTcagacctgtacatgacctccATCAGCTGCCTGTTGAACTATGACCTGTCCTACACATTCTACCCTCGTCGTACCCCGCTGCAGCACGAGGCACCCCTGTGGATGGACCAACTGTGCACTGGCTGCATGAAGACCCCCTTCCTGGAGGAGATGTCACAAATTCGTTGATATAGCATTTCCCACATCTCATGCATCTGTTAGAGATTTACTGAAACATAGAGTATAAAGTGTATTACTTTTTGTTGGGATGGTTATACTGTAGTTCTTTAAGTTAGGTTGTGACGGGATGGGTTGGATAGGGTACCTAGTGTAAATATGTGTAAACAATGGAGGAAATGTTTGACAGCATAGGCCCTTTGCATATTCACTAGTATTTTTATTTCAGATTagacattgtattttttttaccatttttaATTAACGGAAATATTTTAAAGCTGGATTTTATGTAAAGAAAATGTTATCGCTATTTCTCAAAATCTCAGAAAGCAATCTCATTTGTTCAATAAATGCCTCAACTGCAAACCAACACAACCTTTTGGGGACACTTGCTtgactgaataaaaaaatagcatctgctaaatatgtGAAAAAAGCCTAActaagaaagaagagaaaattAATAGATATAGATGTTTTTATTATAGACGATTGTAACTGATTAGCCAAAGCAGAAACGACATCTTAAATATTAAATGGTCATAACATGATAAATAACGTTTTCATTGTGTCGGGTAAACCAGAGCCATGGCCCCTGGGTAAACAAACGTCAACaaggcttttattttgaaggctacAATCGCAAAATAGGTTTTGTGCTGTACACGGAACGGTGAGGGAAAAACTACCGAGATGCCAACCGCTGTCGTTTCTTTTTAAAATGTAGTCTGTAGCTATCCAAGAAGAAACATTGTACACAAATATCGTATTTTGAGCGGGTCCCTCATCATGGCtgccgaggaggagaggggggttgtACGTGTCAAAGTGAAGGTGAGAAACAGTTATGATGTATTAGCTTTGCATAGAGAGCAGGCTAGCATTAGACAGGTTTCTATGTCAGTGTTGTCAAGCAGTTTAGCTAGTAGCCAGATAGCCGCATTTGCAATGTTAAGAGAATGACATCTCCCTGACTAATGGGTATTGGCTTAGCTAGCTAGACCTTAAAAAtatagttttgatgtgcttgcTTGTTAGTAGGCTTCTAAGCTTTTAGATACACGACACCCATGAGTCAGATACTGTGTACTGGTCGCTAGTTAGCACACCATAGCTTTATTGTAAACTAGCTAAATTATCCAGTTAATGTACATTACATATAGAATCATAATACAACGTTAGATAAGATAAAATCGTAACAGCTCCCCTGGACTAGACTCATTTTCTTGTGACGTGGCTTATGACAGTACACCTGTTTTTTCCCCATGCTAGTCAGTTAAAGTGACTGTCAGCCAAATGAGTCATACCAAGTAAAtatcaccatgcacacacacatttcagcaAAGCTGCAATTTGGCATTCGTTAGTTTGACACATCACAATCAAAGTGTAGACCTCACTGAACCCAGTTGTACAATTTGTTTGCGTGAATTCTTTGACCGGAAAATAATTTTATAGCCCAGGCGAAAGCTGTCCAGATTGGATGAGCAGTTTTCCCATTTGTCTCCCCTTAGAAATGTGAGGGAGTGCTACCAGTGGAGTTTCGTTCATTTGCAGTTGATCCTCAAATTACGTCGTTGGAGGTGCTACAACATATACTCATAAGAGCCTTTGATTTAAATGGGTAAGGGATATATGACTGAATTGGCTTAGATTATTAGAATTCAATACACCAGTTTCTGTTAGTTGTTTTGTCTTAATCTGAATTGGTGTTAAAAACCTTATGTGTGTGCTTTCTTGCTTTTTAACTAGCAAGAGAAACTTTGGAATAAGCTACCTGTCTCGTGACCGTGGAGGTGTGGAAGTGTATCTCTCCCTTCTGTCTGATTGGGATTTGGATGCTGCGTTTGTCAGTGCTGCAAAGCCTTATTTACAGCTCAAGATGGACATCAAGCCCTCTGAAGACAGTAAGATGTCTTGCAAACACTACTCTTGCTTATTGTAAAGCTCTATTAGATCTCCAAACTGTCAATCTTAATGTATTTTTGTCCATAGGTCCCCTAATGGAAGACTGGGACATCATAAGCCCCAAAGATGTGATTGGTTCTGATCAACTTCCTGGGGAGAAGAAGTCCTTGGCAGCCGCTGCTCTCCCCTTCACTCAGTCCCTGCTGTCCCAGGTTACTGTTGACCCTCTTCACCCTGTCAGCCTTATTTTTCCCCAACCACTCACTACAGCCATGAGTCAGATCCTTCTTCTAATGGAATTGCTCCGCTCCAATCCCCATTTTGCTTAAATGCCGATGGGTTacccaaatgtaaaaaaataaataatctgcCCCTCTGTTTTCAGATGGGTCGTACTTTGTCCAGAGTCCAGCAGGCCTTGAGCTGGTCTTACTGTGAGGATATGAAACCTTTCAAGCCCCCTCTAAGTGATGCAGAGTTCCACAGTTATCTTAATGGCCAGGGCCAGCTGTACCGCCCAGAAGAACTGAGGTTACGTATCTATCATGGTGGGGTGGAACCTTCTCTACGCAAGGTACCATTATGAACTACATCTAGTTGACTTTACCTACAAACACATTTTAGGAACTGTGGTTTATTATCTAATTATGCATGTGCTTACTTCCGGGACCACACTGTTTGGCAGCCTGTTCAGGAGCTCACACACTTttgtttgttattgttagttttctTGCTGTTCATTTGCCTTTCTTTATTTTGTGATTGGAATATGCACCTGGCCGGGATGAGAAACTTATGTCTGGGGGATCGTCGGATCTCTTTTTATTTAATCTGGAAGGTTTTttgccggtgcacatgacgggACTATTGATTACAGCCACACTTGTGGAATAGACCTTGAGGCTACTCCCCATTCAATAACATTGAATGTTTCATTGTCCATAATAGGAAATGTATGTAGATTAGAAGATATTCTTACTTTCTATTACGATTAATTGTTAGCTAGCTCCGTCGCTTAGTTAAGCAAGGTGTTAAAATTAGCTACGGTCATATTCACTTGGTCTCATATGTCATCTTCTGTTGTTCCCCAAACAGGTTGTGTGGCGGTACCTCCTTAACGTGTACCCAGATGGATTGACTGGTCAAGAAAGAATGGACTATATGAAGAGAAAGACCAGAGAGTATGACCAGTTGAAGAGAGAATGGACAGCCAGGGCCAGTCAAGAAGATCTAGAATTCATTAGAGGTAATGTGCTGAAGGATGTGCTGAGAACAGACCGTGCCCATCCTTACTACGCAGGCTCAGAGGACAGCCCCCACCTCACCGCCCTCACAGACCTGCTTACCACCTTCGCCATCACTCATCCACAGGTGTGGGTTTTTAACAATAAACGTGTATTTAGTAATAAGTGTCATTTTTGGGATATGTTCTTTTTAGGGTTTGTAGCAAGGgttaatgtttttattttgttttgtagGTGTCTTACTGCCAGGGTATGAGTGACATTGCATCTCCAATTCTTGCTGTCATGGATAATGAGGCTCATGCATTCATCTGCTTTTGTGGCATTATGAAACGCTTAGAGGGCAACTTTCGACCCGATGGCCAACTCATGTCTGTCAAGTTCCAGCATCTCAAGCTGCTTCTTCAGTATTCAGACCCTGAGTTCTATTCTTACCTGGTCTCTCGAGGAGCTGATGATCTGTTCTTCTGTTACCGCTGGCTGCTTCTGGAACTGAAACGCGAATTTGCGTTTGATGATGCCCTAAGAATGTTGGAGGTTGCCTGGAGTTCCCTGCCCCCTGATCCTCCTGAAACCGAGGTGGAACTCCTAGGCCCACCCTTGGAGACGGATGGTATGACATCAAGCAATGTTCAGGACCAAGCGTTCAAAAGGGACCATGAGGAAGATTTAAAGCAAAAAGAGAGGCAGCGTAGACAACACATGTTGAGACCCTCAAGAGAAGAGCCAGATGGATTAAGGAAGATAAACATAGAGAAAAACGAGAAACTAGTCAGAGGAGCTATAAGGGAAGGTGAGGGGGACTACGATATACCTTACGTTGGGAAAGAGAACAAAGTTGCACTTGCTGCTCCCTTTGAGAAACAGGCCAGTTTTGGAGAGTTTAAATACTACAGTGCCCGGAATGAAGACAGCTTTGATTTGGAAGATCGTGACCTCACAGAAGGCCCCGTTGAATCACAGCCTGTGTCCACTCTCCCAGTCCGGCAGTCCACAGAGGACAGTGAAGAAGATCCAGGGGAGCGAGCACCACTCATTAAAGATGATGACCAATCCTCTTCTCCAGaaacagagggaagggggggctcTCCCAGTCAACAGACTATATCCCCGGCCTCACTGTTTCCTTCTGGCCTGTCCAACTGGAAAACCAGTTCCTCTCCCTCGCCTATGTCCTCCCCTTCACCAACTAGTTGGCAAGGGGCCTCAGCAGACTCCCCATCACCGATGTATGCTTCACCTCCACTATCCAATGAAAGGGCAGATTCACCAGACCATACCTCACAGGTATTAGCTTCATTTGGCCCTGTGTTCAATGGGACTGGAGCCAGCTCGCCTACGACTCCCACAGGGAAGTCCTCTGTtccttctccctcactctcctgccCTCAAAATAGATCTTTGCTCTCATCACCTGTTTTATCCTTTGGACGAGCCCCCTCGTTGTCAAGCAACAAGGCCTCCAGCACAGGCACCAGTACCCCTAACTCTACTAAACCAGAAAACACCACCATCAAACCCTgttctctgcctccacctcaaGAGTTTGGTAAAGGGAATCCCTTCATGTTATTTCTGTGCCTCTCTATCTTGCTGGAGCACAGAGACCACATTGTTAAGAATAGTTTTGATTATAATGAGCTGGCTATGCACTTTGACCGTCTTGTTCGCCGCCACAACCTTGGGAGGGTATTGCAGCGTGCCAAGGCCTTGTTTGCAGACTACCTGCAGAGTGAGGTATGGGACTCTGAGGAAGGTGATGAAGTCAGCTCAGACTCCCCAACTACAGCCACAGCTGCTcttcactccccctcccccccagctagGTCTTTGTTTACCCCTTTAGCATCCCCACAGCCCTCTTCCCCAAACTCCACCTACAACCTTGCTGCCACCATACTATCACCTTCTGCCTCTATACCTTCTCCAAAGGCTACAGTGCCTCTGTTTTCCTCTTGACTTGATTGTTTTCATGTCCATGTCCCCAACATACTCAATGACTATTTTGGCCTGTTTAAGGTGTTTTTGCATCGGTTGTTGCCCATCAAATTTTTGATGGC of the Hypomesus transpacificus isolate Combined female chromosome 18, fHypTra1, whole genome shotgun sequence genome contains:
- the nt5dc2 gene encoding 5'-nucleotidase domain-containing protein 2 isoform X2, with protein sequence MSFRKIRQLNGALVLKSVVKTRFNPFRSFAVSCLNVTSNGSTFKCGENGTMVGSTPVSSAYQTHRSAEVSKPVSGRTYCSSAAPKTDSKTHMWSRYTEMKRLVQDIIPPGVCSILNPSTIYANNEVDLDLVDIYGFDYDYTLALYSNCLDAMIFNTAKDFLVKQYKYPEGIRKYDYIPNFAARGLHYDIQKGFLMKIDAFHYIELGTVYRGLKPVPDEEVLKLYGGTHHLPLHEVSDFYGKGPKIKQFMDVFSIPEMTLLAVANDYFISNDIEYDPVHLYKDVSDAIGMVHIQGYMYKWVIQDPEKYILRGQETQAVLQRLANSGKKLFLITNSPFNFVDKGMKYMIGNNWRDFFDIVIVQADKPHFFNDCVKPFRLLDTHGNLKWDKIKSLDKGKIYKQGNLFEFLRLTGWTGSKVLYFGDHLYSDLADLMLRHGWRTGAIVPELEVETKVANTHQFAQTLTWLQALTGLLERMQIHRDPEAKEVRKDWLKEREELLLAASFVPVTTPPIFPADSAATQTCT
- the nt5dc2 gene encoding 5'-nucleotidase domain-containing protein 2 isoform X1; translation: MSFRKIRQLNGALVLKSVVKTRFNPFRSFAVSCLNVTSNGSTFKCGENGTMVGSTPVSSAYQTHRSAEVSKPVSGRTYCSSAAPKTDSKTHMWSRYTEMKRLVQDIIPPGVCSILNPSTIYANNEVDLDLVDIYGFDYDYTLALYSNCLDAMIFNTAKDFLVKQYKYPEGIRKYDYIPNFAARGLHYDIQKGFLMKIDAFHYIELGTVYRGLKPVPDEEVLKLYGGTHHLPLHEVSDFYGKGPKIKQFMDVFSIPEMTLLAVANDYFISNDIEYDPVHLYKDVSDAIGMVHIQGYMYKWVIQDPEKYILRGQETQAVLQRLANSGKKLFLITNSPFNFVDKGMKYMIGNNWRDFFDIVIVQADKPHFFNDCVKPFRLLDTHGNLKWDKIKSLDKGKIYKQGNLFEFLRLTGWTGSKVLYFGDHLYSDLADLMLRHGWRTGAIVPELEVETKVANTHQFAQTLTWLQALTGLLERMQIHRDPEAKEVRKDWLKEREELLAVTKNLFNPQFGSIFRTCHNPTYFSRRLCRYSDLYMTSISCLLNYDLSYTFYPRRTPLQHEAPLWMDQLCTGCMKTPFLEEMSQIR
- the tbc1d25 gene encoding TBC1 domain family member 25, which produces MAAEEERGVVRVKVKKCEGVLPVEFRSFAVDPQITSLEVLQHILIRAFDLNGKRNFGISYLSRDRGGVEVYLSLLSDWDLDAAFVSAAKPYLQLKMDIKPSEDSPLMEDWDIISPKDVIGSDQLPGEKKSLAAAALPFTQSLLSQMGRTLSRVQQALSWSYCEDMKPFKPPLSDAEFHSYLNGQGQLYRPEELRLRIYHGGVEPSLRKVVWRYLLNVYPDGLTGQERMDYMKRKTREYDQLKREWTARASQEDLEFIRGNVLKDVLRTDRAHPYYAGSEDSPHLTALTDLLTTFAITHPQVSYCQGMSDIASPILAVMDNEAHAFICFCGIMKRLEGNFRPDGQLMSVKFQHLKLLLQYSDPEFYSYLVSRGADDLFFCYRWLLLELKREFAFDDALRMLEVAWSSLPPDPPETEVELLGPPLETDGMTSSNVQDQAFKRDHEEDLKQKERQRRQHMLRPSREEPDGLRKINIEKNEKLVRGAIREGEGDYDIPYVGKENKVALAAPFEKQASFGEFKYYSARNEDSFDLEDRDLTEGPVESQPVSTLPVRQSTEDSEEDPGERAPLIKDDDQSSSPETEGRGGSPSQQTISPASLFPSGLSNWKTSSSPSPMSSPSPTSWQGASADSPSPMYASPPLSNERADSPDHTSQVLASFGPVFNGTGASSPTTPTGKSSVPSPSLSCPQNRSLLSSPVLSFGRAPSLSSNKASSTGTSTPNSTKPENTTIKPCSLPPPQEFGKGNPFMLFLCLSILLEHRDHIVKNSFDYNELAMHFDRLVRRHNLGRVLQRAKALFADYLQSEVWDSEEGDEVSSDSPTTATAALHSPSPPARSLFTPLASPQPSSPNSTYNLAATILSPSASIPSPKATVPLFSS